From a single Brassica oleracea var. oleracea cultivar TO1000 chromosome C5, BOL, whole genome shotgun sequence genomic region:
- the LOC106344600 gene encoding uncharacterized protein LOC106344600 — MGRLLDITGDVGTYYLGVARTARVSEAVMRQRCNIRGHRSRHCHALHDCIQNERVPLDEHGRDVVLWKHAENTYESHFSSSKTWDQIRVKKDKQICLMCGERDESRDHIFFACPFTFTVWNRLAGRLCGRRINPDWSLTLQFVTRNTLSNMDKILVQMVF; from the exons ATGGGGAGACTCTTGGACATTACGGGTGATGTGGGTACGTACTATCTTGGAGTTGCGAGAACCGCTCGAGTTAGTGAAGCAGTTATGCGTCAGCGATGTAACATCAGGGGGCATAGAAGTAGGCATTGTCATGCTCTTCATGACTGTATCCAGAATGAAAGGGTACCTCTTGACGAGCATGGCAGAGACGTGGTGCTATGGAAGCATGCGGAGAACACCTATGAATCACACTTCTCATCGAGTAAAACCTGGGATCAAATACGGGTGAAAAAGGATAAG CAAATTTGCTTGATGTGTGGAGAAAGGGATGAGTCGAGGGACCATATCTTTTTTGCTTGTCCCTTTACCTTCACTGTTTGGAACAGACTTGCAGGCCGGTTATGTGGTAGAAGGATCAATCCTGACTGGAGTCTCACTTTGCAGTTTGTTACTAGAAACACTCTTAGCAACATGGACAAGATACTTGTCCAAATGGTGTTTTAG